In Sphingobacterium sp. R2, the genomic stretch ATTGAAACGGTCAATATTTAAACCACATTCGTAACCCTGTGAAACTTCTTTCACATCATCTTTGAAACGTTTCAAAGATGCCAGTTTACCAGTATGGATAACAACACCATCTCTAATTACACGAATATCATTGTTTCTATTAATTTTGCCCTCGCGAACCATACATCCCGCAATCGTACCAACTTTAGAAATTTTAAATGTTTCCCTGATTTCAACCTCAGCAACAATTTTCTCTTCAAATTTCGGAGCTAACATACCTTCCATCGCAGACTTGATTTCATCAATCGCATCATAGATGATCGAATATAAACGTACATCAATTTGCTCGTTCTCAGCTAACTTACGTGCATTTTGTGTTGGGCGTACTTGGAATCCTATAATGATTGCATCAGAAGCAGAAGCTAACAATACGTCCGATTCAGAAATCGCACCCACTGATTTATGAATAATGTTAACTTGAATTTCATCAGTAGACAATTTCAATAATGAATCTGATAGTGCTTCGATAGAACCATCCACATCACCTTTAACGATAATATTAAGTTCCTTAAAGTTACCGATTGCTAAACGACGACCGATTTCATCTAGGGTAATGTGCTTAGTAGCACGCATACCTTGTTCGCGTTGTAACTGAAGGCGTTTGTTGGCTACAGTTCTTGCTTCAGATTCACTCTCAAGAACATAAAGCTTATCCCCTGCTGTTGGCGCTCCTGACATCCCCAATATTTGTACTGGAACAGACGGTCCCGCCTCTTTGACACGTTCACCCCTTTCATTAGTCAATGCTTTAACTTTACCGGAATGCGATCCCGCTAATATAGGATCTCCAACGCGTAATGTACCACTTTGTATCAATACCGTTGTTACGATACCACGGCCTTTATCCAAAGCTGCTTCAATTACTGAACCAACAGCACGTTTTTTCGGATCAGCTTTTAGATCTAACATCTCAGCTTCCAATAAAACTTTCTCTAATAACAGGTCAACATTTTCTCCCGTTTTTGCTGAAATCTCTTGCGCTTGGAACTTACCACCCCAATCTTCAACCAATATATTCATCGCAGAAAGCTGCTCGCGAATTCTATCAGGATTTGCTCCAGGTTTATCCACTTTGGTAAATGCAAATACAATTGGCACTCCTGCCGCTTGCGCGTGGTTGATTGCTTCTTTTGTCTGTGGCATAACAGCATCGTCCGCCGCAATAACGATAATAACAATATCAGTAACTTTGGCACCGCGGGCGCGCATAGCTGTAAAAGCTTCGTGACCAGGAGTATCCAAAAATGTGATTTTACGATCATCTTCCAATTTTACCGCGTATGCACCGATATGTTGGGTGATACCACCGGCCTCACCAGAAGTCACGTTTGCCTTACGAATGTAATCCAATAATGAGGTTTTACCATGATCGACGTGTCCCATTACCGTTACAATAGGCGCTCTCGAAATCAAGTTTTGTTCAGTATCGGATTCTTCAAGCTCAGCAGTTTCTTCATCCTCAGGTTTGATAAACTCGACTTGATAACCAAATTCATCCGCTACTATTGCTAAAGTTTCAGCATCTAAACGTTGATTAATTGACACAAACATACCCAAACTCATACAAGTTGCAATAATCTGAGTTACTTGAACGTCCATCAAGTTAGCTAATTCGTTTGCAGTTACAAATTCTGTAACACGCAATACTTTTGCCATCATTTCTTGTTCCATTGCAGCTTCTTCAGCATGTTGGGCAACATCATCACGTTTCTGTCTTCTCAATTTGGCGCGCTGCGCAAATTTCCCCGACTTACCTGCACCACTTAAACGAGCAAGTGTCGCTTTAATTTGGTCTTGTATTTCCTTTTCAGTAGGCTCTTCCTTATTCTCAACAGGTCTTCCTTTTCCTCTATTGTCAAAACGATTTCCATATTGCGGTCTAGTCCCTTGACCTGGTCTGCCTGAGTGTTGGTTATTTCCACCACCTTGACCCGGTCGACCTTGTTGATTTCCCGTTTGTCCTTGACGATTGTTAGGATTATTGTTATTACCATGATTCCCACCACGATTACCTTGTTGATCCCGATTGTTGGGATTATTACCATCACGTGGCCCACGGTTTTGATTATTAGCACCATGACCTTGACCCGCGTTCGGATTAACTGGCCCATTTGGATTCGTCCGCTTACGCTTACGTTTCTCGTTATTATTTCCAGCATTTGAAGATGAAGCCACCGGTTTGTGGGAAGGTCTCGCTGTTGGCAATTCAATTTTACCAACCACTTTAGGACCTGTCAATCTCTCTGCGCGAGCAGAAAAAATATCATCACCTTGTTTTTTTACAGGCTCCACTATTGGAGTTACTGGTACAGCTTTTGGCGCTGTTTCTTCTTTTTTCTTATCTTCTACCTTCACAGGCTCAGTTTTTGTCTCTACAACCGGAGTTGCTTTTACTTCAGTTTTATCTACTTCCGGCTTTTTGATCTCTGCTTTGGGCACTACAGCTTCTTGCTTATTTTCAGTAACCTTTAGTTCTTCTTTTTTTACTTCAACACTAGGCGCTTTCACTTCGGCATCCTTCTTTTCTTCCGCCTTAACTTCAGCTTTTGTCTCTGCAGGTACTTGCTTGGTATTTTTTGGCTCTTCCTTAACAGGTTCTTCCTTCTTTACCTTATTTCCGCCTCTACGTAAAGCGTCAAGATCAATTTTACCAACAACCTTCATACCACCTTGATGTGCAGGTTCCTCCACCTTTTCAGGAGTAGCTTCTTTAGTAGATGGAATTTCTACCGTATTCTTGACCAAGATTTCCTTAGATTCATCGTGATCTTCGGTATCCTCACTCTTAGATGATTCCTTAGGAGAAGCGGACGGCGACTCCTCACGACGAATTTTGCCAATAACAATTTGTTTAGCTTCATCTTTCAGTGATTTGTCTCCCTGAAACTCTTTTAACAGCACACCATACATCTCTCCGTTCAATTTAGTGTTAGGCTTTGCTTCTACATCATATCCCTTTTTCACTAAACATTCGACGGCGGTATGTATCCCGATGTTGAGTTCCTTTGCTGCTTTAAGCAAGTTTGTTCCTTTTCCTTCAGTCATCTATAATATAAACTATTTTAATATAATTACAAAAATATGTTTTTTTCCATCCATAAACAATTTATTCCGAATGTTAGATAGAAAAAAATTAACAAGCTGAATTTTATTCAAATTCAGCTTGTAAAATACGTACAATCTCGCGAATTGTATCCTCTTCCAGATCTGTACGTCTCACTAACTCTTCCTCACTAAGAGATAGCACAGATTTCGCTGAATCCAAACCAACACGTTTTAATTCATCGATTACCCAGCTTTCAATCTCATCGCTGAACTCTTCGATATCAACATCTTCATCGAACTCATCATTCTCACGATAAACGTCAATTTCATAACCGGTCAATTTTCCTGCCAATTTAATATTGTGTCCACCTCGCCCAATTGCCAACGAAACTTGATCGGATTTTAGGTATACCGCTGCAGTTTTATTTTCTTCATCAATTTTGATTGAACTAATCCTGGCGGGACTCAGAGCCCGGGCAATATACAAGGAATGGTTTGTCGTAAAATTAATAACGTCGATATTCTCATTACGCAGTTCACGTACGATACCATGAATACGGGATCCTTTCATACCCACACAGGCTCCTACCGGATCAATACGATCGTCATACGATTCAACAGCAACTTTCGCTCTTTCTCCAGGTTCGCGAACGATTTTTTTGATCGTAATTAAACCATCAAAAATTTCAGGGACTTCCAGTTCAAACAAACGTTGTAAAAACGCCGGTGCGGTACGTGAAATAATAATCTTTGGATTATTATTCATCATATCAACTTTATGTACGACTGCCCGTATACCGTCGCCCTTTTTGAAGTAATCGGCAGGAATTTGTTCAGACTTCGGAAGAATTAATTCGTTACCATCCTCATCAAGTACCAAGATCTCTTTTTTCCAAATCTGATACACTTCACCAATAACCAACTCTCCTTCTCTATCCTTATATTTTTTAAAGACCTCATCTTTTTCTAATTCCAAAACTTTCGACACAAGCGTTTGGCGAGCCGCTAGAATTGCACGGCGACCAAAACTTTCCAAGGTGATCTGTTCAATAAAATCATCACCCACCTCTAAGTCTTCGTCGTGTTTTCTAGCTTCAGCTAATTCGATTTCAAGATCATCATCTTCTGAAAATTCATCTTCAACAACGACACGAGTCCTCCAAATCTC encodes the following:
- the nusA gene encoding transcription termination factor NusA is translated as MSNSNINLIDSFQEFKEFKNIDRPTVITVLEEVFRSMIRRRFGTDENVDVIVNPDNGDLEIWRTRVVVEDEFSEDDDLEIELAEARKHDEDLEVGDDFIEQITLESFGRRAILAARQTLVSKVLELEKDEVFKKYKDREGELVIGEVYQIWKKEILVLDEDGNELILPKSEQIPADYFKKGDGIRAVVHKVDMMNNNPKIIISRTAPAFLQRLFELEVPEIFDGLITIKKIVREPGERAKVAVESYDDRIDPVGACVGMKGSRIHGIVRELRNENIDVINFTTNHSLYIARALSPARISSIKIDEENKTAAVYLKSDQVSLAIGRGGHNIKLAGKLTGYEIDVYRENDEFDEDVDIEEFSDEIESWVIDELKRVGLDSAKSVLSLSEEELVRRTDLEEDTIREIVRILQAEFE
- the infB gene encoding translation initiation factor IF-2 — its product is MTEGKGTNLLKAAKELNIGIHTAVECLVKKGYDVEAKPNTKLNGEMYGVLLKEFQGDKSLKDEAKQIVIGKIRREESPSASPKESSKSEDTEDHDESKEILVKNTVEIPSTKEATPEKVEEPAHQGGMKVVGKIDLDALRRGGNKVKKEEPVKEEPKNTKQVPAETKAEVKAEEKKDAEVKAPSVEVKKEELKVTENKQEAVVPKAEIKKPEVDKTEVKATPVVETKTEPVKVEDKKKEETAPKAVPVTPIVEPVKKQGDDIFSARAERLTGPKVVGKIELPTARPSHKPVASSSNAGNNNEKRKRKRTNPNGPVNPNAGQGHGANNQNRGPRDGNNPNNRDQQGNRGGNHGNNNNPNNRQGQTGNQQGRPGQGGGNNQHSGRPGQGTRPQYGNRFDNRGKGRPVENKEEPTEKEIQDQIKATLARLSGAGKSGKFAQRAKLRRQKRDDVAQHAEEAAMEQEMMAKVLRVTEFVTANELANLMDVQVTQIIATCMSLGMFVSINQRLDAETLAIVADEFGYQVEFIKPEDEETAELEESDTEQNLISRAPIVTVMGHVDHGKTSLLDYIRKANVTSGEAGGITQHIGAYAVKLEDDRKITFLDTPGHEAFTAMRARGAKVTDIVIIVIAADDAVMPQTKEAINHAQAAGVPIVFAFTKVDKPGANPDRIREQLSAMNILVEDWGGKFQAQEISAKTGENVDLLLEKVLLEAEMLDLKADPKKRAVGSVIEAALDKGRGIVTTVLIQSGTLRVGDPILAGSHSGKVKALTNERGERVKEAGPSVPVQILGMSGAPTAGDKLYVLESESEARTVANKRLQLQREQGMRATKHITLDEIGRRLAIGNFKELNIIVKGDVDGSIEALSDSLLKLSTDEIQVNIIHKSVGAISESDVLLASASDAIIIGFQVRPTQNARKLAENEQIDVRLYSIIYDAIDEIKSAMEGMLAPKFEEKIVAEVEIRETFKISKVGTIAGCMVREGKINRNNDIRVIRDGVVIHTGKLASLKRFKDDVKEVSQGYECGLNIDRFNDIEVGDIVEAYEQVEVKRKL